A section of the Sphaerobacter thermophilus DSM 20745 genome encodes:
- a CDS encoding GYD domain-containing protein — protein sequence MPTYIMLSTLTDDGRETIQERPERITEVNREVEAMGARVVQQWAVLGPYDFVNIVEAPDNETIAKVSVALSSRGTVQFLTMPAIELNRFMQAVRGQ from the coding sequence ATGCCCACCTACATCATGCTCAGCACCCTGACTGACGACGGCCGGGAGACGATCCAGGAGCGGCCGGAGCGGATCACCGAGGTCAACCGCGAGGTCGAGGCGATGGGCGCCCGGGTGGTGCAGCAGTGGGCCGTCCTCGGGCCCTACGACTTCGTCAACATCGTCGAGGCACCCGACAACGAGACGATCGCCAAGGTCTCGGTCGCCCTCAGCAGCCGGGGGACGGTGCAGTTCCTCACGATGCCGGCAATCGAGCTGAACCGCTTCATGCAGGCGGTCCGGGGGCAGTGA